The following coding sequences lie in one Musa acuminata AAA Group cultivar baxijiao chromosome BXJ3-1, Cavendish_Baxijiao_AAA, whole genome shotgun sequence genomic window:
- the LOC103986507 gene encoding U-box domain-containing protein 4 — protein MEILLLKALLDSITKFGHVSSSSNVKPALVQKYCQIIDQILEHFKSVCDEIAASEISLDEQLVKGLGELDALANEARELVMSWYPMMSKIYFVLQIETIVMKICTSAFRICQLVTSLLQSPIDSATAKCIEEIEYMNKEQISVIIEKAIRDQTEKDMPRSEHLDMISNSLSLSSNHELLAEVVALEKLKVEVGCSENQAEMENIDHMIALITYMHDCLVKVKQLHSINGVPIPADFCCPLSLELMSDPVIVASGQTYERAFIWKWLDQGFNVCPRTRQTLGHTNLIPNYTVKALIANWCESNNIKLPDPMKSTSLNLHSSFLKPTDANINDFVTHSAHATRNHSRSSESHARLVTSQTDLHASNGVHQVTYLNEKPVSSPHHSSSGSLPVQIANGSEANVPRLSLESAEGNNESSMDQRLVSSNNQTVNQPKQDSEPFSAAEQFPGHNWTDSASLAVSSINHLQGPEDANLVSRVSSDLTHCSSDAMGEIAQDSASSTSQRESEFPSALEDARFRSQSLWRRPSAPRIISSQFMDSRPDISGVEAQVRKLIEDLKSESLDLQITATEELRLLAKHNMENRIVIANCGVISLLVDLLHSTESKIQENAVTALLNLSINDNNKIAIANAGAVDPLIYVLETGNSEAKENSAATLFSLSVIEENKVRIGRSRAIKPLVELLANGTPRGKKDAATALFNLSIFHENKLRIVQAGAVRHLVELMDPAAGMVDKAVAVLANLATIPEGRNAIGQAGGIPVLVEVVELGSARGKENAAAALLQLCTNSGRFCSLVLQEGAVPPLVALSQSGTPRAKEKAQALLSYFRNQRHGGAGRR, from the exons ATGGAAATATTACTGCTGAAGGCACTGCTTGATAGCATCACAAAGTTTGGTCATGTATCTTCTAGCAGCAATGTAAAGCCTGCGCTGGTTCAAAAATACTGTCAAATAATTGATCAGATCCTCGAGCATTTCAAATCTGTGTGTGATGAAATTGCTGCTTCTGAGATATCATTGGATGAACAGTTGGTCAAGGGGCTGGGAGAACTAGATGCTTTAGCCAATGAAGCTAGGGAACTTGTTATGAGCTGGTATCCAATGATGAGCAAAATCTATTTT GTTCTACAAATAGAAACAATTGTTATGAAGATTTGTACATCTGCTTTCAGAATATGTCAACTGGTTACTTCTCTGCTTCAATCTCCAATAGATAGTGCCACTGCAAAATGCATAGAG GAAATTGAATACATGAATAAGGAACAGATATCTGTTATCATTGAAAAAGCCATAAGAGATCAAACAGAAAAAGATATGCCTAGATCTGAGCATTTGGATATGATTTCAAACTCTTTGAGCTTGTCATCTAATCATGAATTGCTTGCGGAGGTTGTTGCACTCGAGAAACTTAAAGTGGAGGTTGGCTGCAGTGAGAACCAGGCAGAAATGGAGAACATTGATCACATGATTGCCCTTATCACTTATATGCATGATTGCCTTGTTAAAGTAAAGCAGTTGCATAGTATTAATGGTGTGCCTATTCCTGCTGACTTCTGCTGCCCACTTTCATTAGAACTGATGTCTGACCCAGTAATTGTGGCTTCCGGTCAAACATATGAGCGGGCTTTCATCTGGAAATGGCTTGATCAAGGTTTCAATGTTTGTCCTAGGACCCGTCAGACACTTGGGCACACCAATTTGATTCCAAATTATACTGTTAAAGCGTTAATTGCTAACTGGTGTGAGTCGAACAACATTAAGCTTCCTGATCCAATGAAGTCCACGAGTTTGAATCTTCATTCTTCTTTCCTAAAGCCCACAGATGCAAATATAAATGACTTTGTAACTCATTCTGCGCATGCCACAAGAAACCATTCAAGGTCTTCAGAATCTCATGCGAGATTGGTGACTTCACAAACCGACTTGCATGCCTCCAATGGAGTGCACCAAGTGACTTATCTAAATGAGAAGCCTGTATCTTCTCCACATCATTCTTCCTCTGGGTCATTGCCTGTGCAAATTGCAAATGGATCCGAGGCAAATGTTCCAAGATTGTCTCTAGAAAGTGCTGAAGGCAACAACGAATCTAGCATGGATCAGAGGCTTGTGAGTTCCAACAACCAAACTGTCAACCAACCAAAACAGGATTCAGAGCCCTTTTCAGCTGCTGAGCAATTTCCAGGACATAACTGGACTGACTCTGCTTCACTGGCCGTTTCAAGTATAAACCATCTTCAAGGACCTGAGGATGCTAATTTGGTTTCACGGGTTTCAAGTGATCTGACACATTGCAGCAGTGATGCCATGGGAGAAATTGCACAGGACAGTGCCTCCTCCACTTCCCAAAGAGAATCTGAGTTCCCATCAGCATTGGAGGATGCTCGTTTTAGAAGCCAAAGTCTTTGGCGACGACCATCTGCGCCTCGTATCATTTCTTCTCAGTTCATGGATTCTAGGCCTGATATATCAGGTGTTGAAGCTCAAGTTCGTAAGCTGATTGAGGATTTGAAGAGTGAATCCCTGGATCTGCAGATAACCGCCACAGAAGAACTGCGCCTTCTTGCCAAACACAACATGGAAAACAGGATTGTGATTGCAAACTGTGGAGTTATTAGCTTGTTGGTTGACCTGCTTCATTCAACAGAGTCCAAGATTCAAGAAAATGCTGTAACAGCCCTTTTAAATTTGTcaataaatgacaacaataagatTGCCATTGCAAATGCTGGTGCCGTAGATCCTctgatttatgtgcttgagacagGCAACTCTGAGGCAAAAGAGAATTCGGCAGCAACATTATTTAGCCTTTCAGTAATTGAAGAAAATAAGGTTCGCATTGGCCGGTCTCGTGCTATCAAACCATTGGTAGAATTATTAGCAAATGGGACTCCTCGAGGAAAGAAAGATGCAGCAACAGCATTATTTAATCTGTCAATATTTCATGAAAACAAGTTACGGATTGTGCAGGCTGGAGCTGTGAGACACTTAGTGGAACTGATGGATCCAGCAGCTGGTATGGTTGACAAGGCTGTGGCTGTTTTGGCAAACCTTGCAACAATACCAGAAGGGAGAAATGCGATTGGTCAAGCTGGTGGCATCCCAGTACTTGTGGAGGTTGTTGAATTGGGGTCTGCACGAGGAAAAGAAAATGCTGCTGCAGCTTTGCTTCAGTTATGTACGAATAGTGGTAGATTTTGTAGTCTAGTTCTTCAAGAAGGTGCTGTGCCCCCACTGGTAGCGTTGTCACAGTCTGGCACTCCACGAGCTAAAGAGAAG